In one Thermococcus sp. 2319x1 genomic region, the following are encoded:
- a CDS encoding cupin domain-containing protein: MRAEVGVFVDRGTYRKAPLFEGELPEGSYAQIVEIKPKQTVPKHYHEKQYELFYIISGEAKLGIGKKEYEARPGDIYLVKPKTVHWVVNEREEPFRLFVVKLNYFGEDSVWLRD, encoded by the coding sequence ATGAGGGCAGAAGTTGGGGTATTTGTCGATAGGGGCACGTATAGGAAGGCACCGCTGTTTGAGGGTGAACTCCCGGAAGGCAGCTACGCCCAGATAGTTGAGATAAAGCCAAAGCAAACCGTTCCAAAGCACTATCATGAGAAGCAGTACGAGCTCTTTTACATAATCAGCGGTGAGGCGAAGCTTGGCATTGGGAAAAAGGAGTATGAAGCCAGGCCCGGCGATATATACCTTGTAAAGCCAAAAACAGTTCACTGGGTCGTAAACGAAAGGGAGGAACCATTTAGGCTCTTCGTTGTTAAGCTGAACTACTTTGGAGAAGACAGTGTCTGGTTGAGGGATTAA